A region of Halosolutus amylolyticus DNA encodes the following proteins:
- a CDS encoding crotonase/enoyl-CoA hydratase family protein: protein MVTYDRTGPVAVIGIDRPGAKHAIDRETAIELGDAWRRFDDDEDALVGVLTGDEETFSAGADLKEMDLEDGDDGWLGFTRMQVAKPTIAAVEGHCVAGGLEMALWCDLRVAGEGATFGCFERRFGVPLVDGGTQRLPRIVGRGRALEMILTGRPVDAAEAREWGLVNRVVDDGAALETAIELGERIAAFPQTTVRTDRAALYEGLGEPIEKGLQIEAWHGRRALETAVEGADRFAAGEGRHGDGIDDPVERHHERGRDADDRQDEKSG, encoded by the coding sequence ATGGTCACGTACGATCGGACGGGCCCAGTCGCGGTGATCGGCATCGATCGACCCGGGGCGAAACACGCGATCGATCGCGAGACGGCGATCGAACTCGGCGACGCCTGGCGGCGGTTCGACGACGACGAGGACGCGCTCGTCGGCGTGTTGACCGGCGACGAGGAGACGTTCTCCGCCGGGGCCGACCTGAAGGAGATGGACCTGGAGGACGGTGACGACGGCTGGCTCGGGTTCACCCGGATGCAGGTCGCGAAGCCGACGATCGCCGCCGTCGAGGGCCACTGCGTCGCCGGCGGTCTCGAGATGGCGCTGTGGTGTGACCTCCGGGTCGCCGGCGAGGGGGCGACGTTCGGCTGTTTCGAGCGGCGGTTCGGCGTCCCGCTGGTCGACGGCGGGACCCAGCGGCTGCCCCGGATCGTCGGCCGGGGCCGGGCCCTCGAGATGATCCTCACCGGGAGGCCCGTCGACGCGGCCGAAGCGCGGGAATGGGGGCTGGTCAACCGGGTCGTCGACGACGGTGCGGCCCTCGAAACGGCGATCGAACTCGGCGAGCGGATCGCGGCGTTCCCCCAGACGACCGTGCGGACGGACCGGGCGGCGCTGTACGAGGGACTCGGCGAACCGATCGAAAAGGGGCTACAGATCGAGGCCTGGCACGGCCGTCGCGCGCTCGAGACGGCGGTCGAGGGCGCCGATCGCTTCGCGGCCGGCGAGGGCCGTCACGGCGACGGGATCGACGACCCCGTCGAGAGACACCACGAGAGGGGTCGCGACGCCGACGATCGTCAGGACGAGAAGAGCGGGTAG
- a CDS encoding NAD-binding protein: MLDRVRRHGAPVAVWIVVTIALVSIATGILSIPTEPSVGATGTLGVIQAVAEFSGTVLGFTLLVTAWGMHRGFRVAYVAATVLVALEAVHGVAQFRPLSIPLVVTATGGFVLLLVTSDRFTRSSGLTPTQLGSLVTIVGVFCYGTVGAYALRSEFDELHTVADAVYFTLVTATTVGYGDVHAASEGARLFATSLVLLGPATVAVAAGSLFGPMLDRRLSRTGRGVATVADRNAPRIVVLGYDERAAPILDALAAQSTSIGVVTSDDEAVATLEDRDVDVTVGDPTDGATLDRAGIDDADVVLAATDDAASNSYAVLTARDATDARIVAVADREAIGALERAGADVVLVPEQVLANATIDAALGSPARQSAASAAAQSG, from the coding sequence ATGCTCGACCGCGTTCGACGACACGGGGCTCCCGTCGCCGTCTGGATCGTCGTCACCATCGCACTCGTCTCGATCGCGACCGGCATCCTCTCGATCCCGACCGAACCGTCCGTCGGCGCGACCGGCACGCTCGGTGTGATCCAGGCCGTTGCCGAGTTCAGCGGGACCGTCCTCGGGTTCACGCTGCTGGTCACCGCCTGGGGAATGCACCGCGGCTTCAGGGTCGCCTACGTCGCGGCGACGGTCCTGGTCGCGCTCGAGGCCGTCCACGGCGTCGCCCAGTTCCGGCCGCTGTCGATCCCGCTCGTCGTCACCGCGACCGGCGGTTTCGTCCTCCTCCTGGTCACGAGCGATCGGTTCACGCGATCGAGCGGGCTGACGCCGACGCAACTCGGGAGCCTGGTGACGATCGTCGGCGTCTTCTGTTACGGCACGGTCGGCGCCTACGCGCTGCGCAGTGAGTTCGACGAACTGCACACCGTCGCCGACGCCGTCTACTTCACCCTCGTGACTGCGACCACGGTCGGCTACGGCGATGTACACGCGGCGAGCGAGGGCGCACGCCTGTTCGCCACCTCGCTGGTCCTGCTCGGGCCGGCGACGGTCGCCGTCGCGGCCGGGAGCCTGTTCGGGCCGATGCTCGATCGCCGCCTCTCGCGGACCGGGCGGGGGGTAGCGACTGTCGCCGATCGGAACGCACCCAGAATCGTCGTCCTCGGCTACGACGAGCGGGCCGCGCCCATCCTCGACGCGCTCGCCGCGCAGTCGACGTCGATCGGCGTCGTGACGAGCGACGACGAGGCCGTCGCGACGCTCGAGGATCGCGACGTCGACGTGACGGTCGGCGATCCGACCGACGGAGCCACGCTCGATCGAGCGGGAATCGACGACGCCGACGTCGTCCTCGCCGCGACGGACGACGCCGCCAGCAATAGCTACGCCGTACTGACCGCACGGGACGCCACGGACGCCCGGATCGTCGCCGTCGCGGACCGCGAGGCGATCGGCGCGCTCGAACGGGCCGGGGCGGACGTCGTCCTCGTGCCCGAACAGGTCCTCGCGAACGCGACGATCGACGCGGCGCTCGGGTCGCCCGCTCGTCAGTCGGCCGCGTCCGCCGCGGCCCAGAGCGGGTAG
- a CDS encoding AIR synthase family protein, with protein sequence MPGKVGPDDLLAHVFDRTGSAADDETVRLGPAYGEDAAAIDWPGDGSDTLVVSSDPISLAAEGVGTLGVAVACNDVAASGADPRWLTVVILLPDADAPLETITDDLDAAARDVGASIVGGHTEYVDQLDRPLLSLTAMGATDAFVPTGGAEPGDRILLTEAAGIEGTAILAADFGSDLDVDPGTRERAEAFLEEISVVPDARVVREYATGMHDPTEGGVAAGLVELARTSDVRLEVERKAVPVRPETERLCEAAEVDPLRIFGSGALLATVPAESVEAAIDELADAGIEAAEIGTVRAGEPELVLDGESIVDPVEDDLYPLWAAADAAD encoded by the coding sequence ATGCCTGGGAAGGTCGGCCCGGACGACTTGCTCGCGCACGTGTTCGATCGGACGGGAAGCGCCGCGGACGACGAGACGGTTCGACTGGGGCCAGCCTACGGCGAGGACGCCGCCGCGATCGACTGGCCCGGCGACGGCTCCGACACGCTCGTCGTCAGTTCCGACCCGATCTCGCTCGCGGCGGAGGGGGTTGGCACGCTCGGCGTCGCCGTCGCCTGTAACGACGTGGCCGCCTCGGGTGCCGATCCGCGCTGGCTTACGGTCGTCATCTTGCTCCCGGACGCGGACGCACCGCTCGAGACGATCACCGACGACCTGGACGCGGCCGCCCGCGACGTCGGGGCCTCGATCGTCGGCGGGCACACGGAGTACGTCGATCAACTCGATCGGCCGCTGCTCTCGCTGACGGCGATGGGCGCGACCGACGCGTTCGTGCCGACCGGCGGCGCCGAACCCGGCGATCGGATCCTGCTGACCGAGGCCGCCGGCATCGAGGGGACGGCGATCCTCGCGGCCGACTTCGGGAGTGACCTCGACGTCGACCCGGGGACACGCGAGCGGGCCGAGGCCTTCCTCGAGGAGATCAGCGTCGTGCCGGACGCGCGCGTCGTCCGCGAGTACGCGACGGGGATGCACGATCCCACGGAGGGCGGCGTCGCGGCCGGACTCGTCGAACTCGCACGCACCTCGGACGTTCGTCTCGAGGTGGAGCGGAAGGCCGTCCCGGTCCGGCCCGAAACGGAGCGACTCTGCGAGGCGGCCGAGGTCGATCCGCTTCGCATCTTCGGCTCCGGGGCCCTGCTCGCGACCGTCCCGGCGGAGTCGGTCGAAGCGGCGATCGACGAACTCGCGGACGCTGGCATCGAGGCCGCGGAGATCGGCACCGTCCGGGCTGGAGAGCCGGAACTCGTCCTCGACGGGGAGTCGATCGTCGACCCGGTCGAGGACGACCTCTACCCGCTCTGGGCCGCGGCGGACGCGGCCGACTGA
- a CDS encoding TIGR04024 family LLM class F420-dependent oxidoreductase yields the protein MTDRDVHLPVAAQPTVDSLVDYARRAEDGGYDCAWLPETWGRDAVTVLTAMAERTDAIEIGSSIVNTYSRSPALLGQTAATLQEVADGRFRLGLGPSGPVVIENWHGMEYGNPLRRTRETVEIVRQVLSGERVEYDGDDFSLSGFRLRCDPPDPVPPIEVTGMGPKAVELAGRFGDGWHGIMLTPDGVAERLDDIERGADLGDRDPDDVTVTAGVTCCALDDADRARDLARQHVAFYVGGMGTFYRDALVRQGYDEAAEIHDAWQEGDRERALDLLTDDLLDDLCAVGDPETAREALERYEAVDGIDAIAVSFPRGADEDEIEATMDALAPDAS from the coding sequence ATGACCGATCGAGACGTCCACCTCCCGGTCGCGGCACAGCCGACGGTCGACTCCCTGGTCGATTACGCCCGACGAGCAGAGGACGGCGGCTACGACTGCGCGTGGCTCCCCGAGACGTGGGGTCGGGACGCCGTCACCGTCCTGACGGCGATGGCCGAGCGGACCGACGCGATCGAGATCGGATCGAGCATCGTCAACACGTACTCGCGATCGCCGGCCCTCCTGGGCCAGACGGCCGCGACGCTCCAGGAGGTCGCTGACGGCCGGTTCCGTCTCGGCCTCGGCCCGAGCGGTCCCGTCGTGATCGAGAACTGGCACGGAATGGAGTACGGCAACCCGCTCAGGCGAACCCGCGAGACGGTCGAGATCGTCCGCCAGGTGCTCTCCGGCGAGCGGGTCGAGTACGACGGCGACGACTTCTCACTGTCGGGCTTTCGACTCCGGTGTGATCCGCCCGACCCCGTCCCGCCGATCGAGGTCACGGGGATGGGGCCGAAGGCCGTCGAACTCGCCGGCCGGTTCGGCGACGGCTGGCACGGGATCATGCTCACCCCCGACGGCGTCGCGGAGCGCCTCGACGACATCGAGCGCGGCGCCGACCTCGGCGACCGGGATCCCGACGACGTGACCGTCACCGCCGGCGTCACCTGCTGTGCGCTCGACGATGCCGATCGCGCTCGGGACCTCGCGCGCCAGCACGTCGCCTTCTACGTCGGCGGGATGGGTACGTTCTACCGCGACGCGCTCGTCCGGCAGGGGTACGACGAGGCCGCCGAGATCCACGACGCCTGGCAGGAGGGCGATCGCGAGCGCGCGCTCGACCTGCTGACCGACGACCTGCTCGACGACCTCTGTGCCGTCGGCGACCCCGAGACCGCTCGCGAGGCGCTCGAACGGTACGAGGCCGTCGACGGGATCGACGCGATCGCGGTCAGTTTCCCGCGCGGTGCCGACGAGGACGAGATCGAGGCGACGATGGACGCGCTGGCTCCGGACGCGTCCTGA
- a CDS encoding SDR family NAD(P)-dependent oxidoreductase, with product MSTDQFGVDGDVAIVTGASSGIGEGIAETFADNGVDVVICSREQENVDPVADRITESDRPGEALAIECDVTDREAVDALVEATVEEFGGLDVLVNNAGASFMAGFDDISENGWKTIVDINLHGTYNCLQAAEEHLKDGGGTVINFASVAGTQGSPYMSHYGAAKAAIVNLTTTLSYEWAGDGVRVNCIAPGFVATEGVESQMGISADEVDRTEVERRMGTVEEIADLTQFLASPASSYIVGETITAQGVPRIEETPEI from the coding sequence GTGAGTACCGACCAGTTCGGCGTCGACGGCGACGTCGCCATCGTGACCGGCGCCTCGAGCGGCATCGGCGAGGGAATCGCGGAGACGTTCGCCGACAACGGCGTCGACGTCGTCATCTGCTCGCGCGAGCAGGAGAACGTCGATCCTGTCGCCGATCGGATCACCGAGAGCGATCGGCCCGGTGAGGCGCTGGCGATCGAGTGCGACGTGACCGATCGCGAGGCGGTCGACGCGCTCGTCGAGGCGACCGTCGAGGAGTTCGGCGGCCTCGACGTGCTGGTCAACAACGCCGGCGCGTCGTTCATGGCGGGCTTCGACGACATCTCGGAGAACGGCTGGAAGACGATCGTCGACATCAACCTCCACGGCACGTACAACTGTCTACAGGCCGCCGAGGAGCACCTCAAAGACGGCGGCGGCACCGTGATCAACTTCGCGAGCGTCGCCGGCACGCAGGGCTCGCCGTACATGAGCCACTACGGCGCGGCCAAGGCGGCCATCGTCAACCTCACGACGACGCTCTCCTACGAGTGGGCCGGCGACGGCGTCCGCGTCAACTGCATCGCGCCCGGGTTCGTCGCGACCGAGGGCGTCGAGAGCCAGATGGGTATCTCTGCGGACGAGGTCGATCGGACCGAGGTCGAGCGCCGGATGGGCACCGTCGAGGAGATCGCGGACCTGACGCAGTTCCTCGCGAGTCCGGCCTCCTCGTACATCGTCGGCGAGACGATCACCGCCCAGGGCGTCCCCCGGATCGAAGAGACGCCCGAAATATGA
- a CDS encoding lactate 2-monooxygenase: MTADNPQYGPNRQEEVYRRGMLEGEPPEFPVSYEDLEERAREELDEEAFAYVAGGAGSESTVEANDRAFDEWQIVPRMLRDVSERDLGVELFGQELPAPVMLAPIGVQSILHDDAELAVARAASDLDVPMICSSVSSYTMEEVADELGDGPDWFQLYWSADRDVAASFLERAEAAGYDAIVVTLDTPKMGWRERDVELAYLPFLAGQGIRNYFEDEAFLDRLDTDNPWADPEASLESFIDCFGDASLTWDDLEFLREHTDLPIVLKGVLHPDDARKAVEHGMDGVVVSNHGGRQVDGAIPALEALPEVVDEIGDDATVLFDSGIRRGSDVVRAVALGADAVLLGRPYAYGLGIGGEDGVRAVLENLLADLDLTVGLAGCASVDEVDRSTIRRAD; encoded by the coding sequence ATGACAGCAGACAATCCGCAGTACGGACCGAACAGGCAGGAGGAGGTGTATCGTCGCGGGATGCTCGAGGGAGAGCCCCCCGAGTTCCCCGTTTCCTACGAGGACCTCGAGGAGCGCGCCCGCGAGGAACTCGACGAGGAGGCGTTCGCGTACGTCGCGGGCGGCGCGGGCTCGGAGTCGACGGTCGAGGCCAACGATCGGGCTTTCGACGAGTGGCAGATCGTCCCGCGAATGTTGCGGGACGTCTCCGAGCGCGATCTGGGGGTCGAACTCTTCGGACAGGAACTTCCTGCGCCCGTGATGCTGGCACCGATCGGCGTCCAGTCGATCCTCCACGACGACGCGGAACTGGCGGTCGCGCGAGCCGCCAGCGACCTCGACGTGCCGATGATCTGTAGCTCCGTCTCGTCGTACACGATGGAGGAGGTCGCAGACGAACTCGGCGACGGGCCCGACTGGTTCCAGCTCTACTGGAGCGCCGATCGGGACGTCGCGGCGAGCTTCCTCGAACGCGCGGAGGCGGCGGGCTACGACGCGATCGTCGTCACGCTCGACACGCCGAAGATGGGGTGGCGCGAGCGCGACGTCGAACTCGCCTACCTCCCCTTCCTCGCGGGCCAGGGCATCCGGAACTACTTCGAGGACGAGGCCTTTCTCGATCGGCTCGACACCGATAATCCCTGGGCCGATCCCGAAGCCTCGCTGGAATCGTTCATCGACTGCTTCGGCGACGCCTCCCTCACCTGGGACGACCTCGAATTCCTGCGCGAGCACACGGACCTGCCGATCGTCCTCAAGGGCGTGCTCCACCCCGACGACGCCCGGAAGGCCGTCGAGCATGGCATGGACGGCGTCGTCGTCTCGAACCACGGCGGGCGGCAGGTCGACGGCGCGATCCCGGCGCTCGAAGCGTTACCGGAAGTCGTCGACGAAATCGGCGACGACGCGACCGTGCTGTTCGACAGCGGCATCCGCCGCGGGAGCGACGTCGTTCGCGCGGTCGCACTGGGTGCCGACGCGGTCCTGCTCGGGCGGCCCTACGCCTACGGCCTGGGCATCGGCGGCGAGGACGGCGTCCGTGCAGTCCTCGAGAACCTGCTCGCCGATCTCGACCTCACCGTCGGCCTCGCGGGCTGTGCGAGCGTCGACGAGGTCGATCGATCGACGATCCGGAGGGCGGACTGA
- a CDS encoding HAD family hydrolase produces MADGGTENRVRPPDPPAHPDEWEAVFWDIGGVILELESVQAAHADFVADLLERHDVDRTIEEAIEIWRTTVGDYFRERDGTEFRAAREGYHRGIEAIVGEEVPMDEWKPPFREAVRASIDPVPGAPETIERLAGRDLHVGVISDVDDAEGKGMLEHFGLRRHFDSITTSEEVGRTKPHPAMFETAIEKAGAAPERSLMIGDRYAHDVRGAAEIAMHGVAFGADDGPAVSYRIESPEEVLGIVDGEDDRDA; encoded by the coding sequence ATGGCCGACGGCGGGACCGAAAACCGGGTCCGTCCCCCGGACCCGCCGGCGCACCCCGACGAGTGGGAGGCCGTCTTCTGGGACATCGGCGGCGTGATCCTGGAACTCGAGTCCGTCCAGGCCGCCCACGCCGACTTCGTCGCCGACCTGCTCGAACGCCACGACGTCGATCGCACCATCGAGGAGGCGATCGAAATCTGGCGCACGACCGTCGGTGACTACTTTCGCGAGCGCGACGGCACGGAGTTCCGGGCCGCCCGCGAGGGCTACCACCGGGGAATCGAAGCCATCGTCGGCGAGGAAGTACCGATGGACGAGTGGAAACCGCCCTTCCGGGAGGCCGTCCGGGCGTCGATCGACCCCGTCCCCGGCGCGCCGGAGACGATCGAACGCCTCGCCGGGCGAGACCTCCACGTCGGCGTCATCAGCGACGTCGACGACGCCGAGGGCAAGGGAATGCTCGAGCACTTCGGGCTTCGCCGCCACTTCGACTCGATCACCACCTCCGAGGAAGTCGGCCGCACCAAACCTCACCCCGCGATGTTCGAAACCGCGATCGAGAAAGCCGGGGCCGCGCCCGAGCGATCGCTGATGATCGGCGATCGGTACGCCCACGACGTCCGCGGTGCGGCCGAGATAGCCATGCACGGCGTCGCCTTCGGGGCCGACGACGGCCCGGCCGTCTCCTATCGTATCGAGTCTCCGGAAGAAGTCCTCGGCATCGTCGACGGAGAGGACGATCGCGACGCCTGA
- a CDS encoding acyl-CoA dehydrogenase family protein produces MEYHDSDRARELAADVREFVDEVVIPVEREWLGDGPVPDDVIDDLREEARDRDLYAPQIPEEHDGLGLEFRDVLPAFEEAGRSLLGPLALRVDAPDEGNMHTLEMAGTEAQKDRWLDPLVEAEIHSGFSMTEPMQGGGSDPKMIETTARKDGDEWVIDGHKWWTTQGSEADVLLVMARTDPDAHPYQGCSIFLVPSDADGVEFERDIPHVGGAFRGASHAEIVYDGVRVPEENLLGAENAGFAIAQKRLGPARLTHCMRFSGMAQRSLEVAKAYMNEREGFGSKLSEKQSLRYDVAEAETRLHAARTMVRHAAREITSGNEARVPVSMAKVFTANVVQDAVDLSIQCCGGNGIGKDLPLADFYENVRAFRIVDGADEVHKRVIARDAFEDVDESELDPVTRFRG; encoded by the coding sequence ATGGAGTATCACGATAGCGATCGAGCCCGCGAGCTAGCCGCCGACGTCCGCGAATTCGTCGACGAGGTGGTGATCCCGGTCGAACGGGAGTGGCTCGGCGACGGACCCGTCCCGGACGACGTGATCGACGACCTGCGCGAGGAGGCCCGCGATCGGGACCTCTACGCGCCCCAGATTCCCGAGGAACACGACGGTCTCGGTCTCGAGTTCCGCGATGTCCTCCCGGCGTTCGAGGAGGCCGGCCGGAGTCTGCTCGGCCCGCTGGCTCTGCGGGTGGACGCCCCCGACGAGGGGAACATGCACACGCTCGAGATGGCCGGCACGGAGGCGCAGAAAGACCGGTGGCTCGATCCGCTGGTCGAGGCGGAGATTCACTCCGGGTTCTCGATGACCGAACCGATGCAGGGCGGTGGGTCCGACCCGAAGATGATCGAGACGACCGCGCGCAAGGACGGGGACGAGTGGGTCATCGACGGTCACAAGTGGTGGACGACCCAGGGCAGCGAGGCCGACGTGTTGCTCGTGATGGCCCGCACCGACCCGGACGCCCACCCCTACCAGGGGTGTTCGATCTTCCTCGTTCCCAGCGACGCCGACGGCGTCGAGTTCGAACGCGACATCCCCCACGTCGGCGGGGCGTTCCGCGGCGCGAGTCACGCCGAAATCGTCTACGACGGCGTCCGCGTCCCCGAGGAGAACCTGCTCGGTGCCGAAAACGCCGGTTTCGCGATCGCCCAGAAGCGCCTCGGTCCGGCGCGACTGACCCACTGTATGCGCTTCTCGGGGATGGCACAGCGATCGCTCGAGGTCGCGAAGGCGTACATGAACGAGCGCGAGGGGTTCGGAAGCAAACTGTCGGAGAAGCAGAGTCTGCGATACGACGTCGCCGAGGCCGAAACCCGGCTTCACGCCGCCCGGACGATGGTCCGCCACGCGGCCCGCGAGATCACGTCGGGGAACGAGGCGCGCGTCCCGGTCTCGATGGCGAAGGTATTCACCGCGAACGTCGTCCAGGACGCGGTCGACCTCTCGATCCAGTGTTGCGGTGGCAACGGGATCGGCAAGGACCTGCCGCTCGCGGACTTCTACGAGAACGTCCGCGCGTTCCGGATCGTCGACGGGGCCGACGAGGTCCACAAGCGCGTGATCGCCCGCGACGCCTTCGAGGACGTCGACGAGAGCGAACTCGACCCCGTGACGCGGTTCCGCGGCTAA